A stretch of the Clostridium fungisolvens genome encodes the following:
- a CDS encoding Acg family FMN-binding oxidoreductase, with the protein MKHWGMKNVKRVLLAMFLVLITLLLIVLTAGGAFVKEKYLEPWGKSYSDKFDDKRIKLISNGILAASGHNMQPWIIKLDQDKDVFYLYANSDLLTTEVDPFARQTMITQGTFLEYLVVSGEHFGYKVNIDFFPKGQYDEQNLASSMKEKPVAKVTISEAKAKDSKLYDFMFLPDTNREIYEKTNLTKSQLDTLISLSEEDVKIETFDDENNLKRLGEYAIKGAEIEANIHRMNEESDKVFRVNEYEKNKYRYGYSFEGQNITGMKKYLMQGLITLIPSINNEKASSDIYINSTKTAVENTPAYGMVITKNNSRIEQVKSGMVYSSLVLNAHDLGLVMQPLSQVLEEYSEMKDQYENFYKDYAEKGDTIQMFFRIGKPTKEVPKSMRRDVMEFINK; encoded by the coding sequence ATGAAGCATTGGGGGATGAAAAATGTTAAAAGGGTACTGTTAGCAATGTTTTTAGTATTGATTACGCTATTATTAATAGTACTTACAGCTGGTGGGGCATTTGTAAAAGAAAAATATTTGGAACCATGGGGGAAGAGTTATTCAGATAAGTTTGATGATAAAAGAATAAAACTGATATCAAATGGTATTTTAGCTGCCAGTGGGCATAACATGCAACCGTGGATTATTAAGTTAGACCAAGACAAGGATGTTTTTTATTTATATGCAAATAGCGATTTGCTAACCACAGAAGTTGACCCTTTCGCAAGGCAAACAATGATAACACAAGGAACATTTTTAGAATATCTTGTGGTTTCAGGAGAGCATTTTGGGTATAAGGTAAATATAGATTTTTTCCCAAAAGGCCAATATGATGAACAAAACTTAGCTAGTAGTATGAAAGAAAAACCAGTGGCTAAAGTAACTATTTCAGAGGCTAAAGCTAAAGATAGTAAGTTATATGATTTTATGTTCTTGCCTGACACAAATAGAGAGATTTATGAAAAAACTAATTTAACAAAAAGCCAGTTAGATACATTGATAAGCTTAAGTGAAGAAGATGTAAAAATAGAAACCTTTGATGACGAAAACAACTTGAAAAGGTTAGGTGAATATGCCATAAAAGGTGCTGAAATTGAAGCAAACATCCATAGAATGAATGAAGAATCAGACAAAGTATTTCGTGTTAACGAGTATGAGAAAAATAAATATAGATATGGTTACTCTTTTGAGGGACAGAATATAACAGGTATGAAAAAGTACTTGATGCAAGGGCTTATAACTCTTATTCCTTCAATAAATAATGAAAAAGCCTCAAGTGATATCTATATTAATTCTACAAAAACAGCAGTAGAAAATACCCCTGCATACGGTATGGTTATTACAAAAAATAATAGCCGGATTGAACAAGTAAAAAGTGGCATGGTATACAGCAGTTTAGTGCTGAATGCACATGATTTAGGATTAGTTATGCAACCTCTAAGTCAGGTGTTAGAAGAATATTCTGAGATGAAAGATCAGTACGAGAATTTTTATAAAGATTATGCTGAAAAAGGGGATACAATTCAGATGTTTTTTAGAATTGGAAAGCCAACAAAAGAGGTACCTAAGAGCATGAGAAGAGATGTTATGGAGTTTATTAATAAGTGA
- a CDS encoding TetR/AcrR family transcriptional regulator: MGAEERKEKEKELRRKDIIDAAEIVFFSKGYDVATMDDVARTAEFSKRTVYVYFKSKEQIYFEIMIRGYKILIQMIDDYDKKICKDTGIYKIRKLGLILFEFSKQYADYFSAIMNYENGDMDFSTGVTDSAKEECYELGEKIFDYLTSSLTQGIEDGTINNSIDITNTALVLWSCTIGVFNTLRTKKRYIMEYHKKNSEELLEEAFDMLTKAIRA, from the coding sequence ATGGGAGCAGAAGAGCGTAAAGAAAAGGAAAAAGAATTAAGGCGAAAAGATATTATTGATGCAGCGGAGATAGTATTTTTTTCTAAAGGCTATGATGTAGCTACAATGGACGATGTAGCAAGAACTGCAGAATTTAGTAAGAGAACAGTATATGTATATTTTAAGAGCAAGGAACAGATTTATTTTGAAATAATGATTAGAGGCTATAAAATCCTAATACAAATGATAGATGATTATGACAAAAAGATATGTAAGGATACTGGAATATATAAGATAAGAAAACTGGGGCTAATTCTATTTGAATTCAGTAAACAATATGCTGATTATTTTAGTGCAATAATGAACTATGAAAATGGTGACATGGACTTTTCAACTGGGGTAACAGATAGTGCTAAAGAAGAATGTTATGAGCTTGGAGAAAAGATATTTGATTATCTTACAAGTTCATTAACGCAGGGAATTGAGGATGGAACTATTAATAATAGCATAGATATTACAAACACTGCTTTAGTATTATGGTCGTGTACCATAGGAGTATTTAATACTTTAAGGACAAAGAAACGTTATATTATGGAGTATCACAAGAAAAACTCTGAGGAGCTTTTGGAAGAAGCTTTTGACATGCTTACAAAAGCAATTAGGGCATAA
- a CDS encoding DUF1697 domain-containing protein — translation MNTYVALLRGINVGTKNRIKMADLKQLFESLGYVDVKTYIQSGNVIFKAEEEKEEVIINKIEDAFEEKFGFSSSIILRSGEELRDIISNCPFLETEIEEAKATAEGECFYVSLMKYAPSEDKVKLIDKYKDEGNKYKIISRDVFLLFSKSIRNSKLANNLGKLDVPSTVRNWNTINKLVSMLDDK, via the coding sequence ATGAATACATATGTAGCTTTATTAAGAGGAATTAATGTTGGTACAAAAAATAGAATTAAGATGGCGGATTTGAAGCAGCTTTTTGAGTCGTTAGGTTACGTTGATGTTAAGACATATATTCAAAGTGGAAATGTGATTTTTAAAGCAGAAGAAGAAAAAGAAGAAGTAATAATAAATAAAATTGAAGATGCATTTGAAGAGAAATTTGGGTTTAGTAGCAGTATTATTTTGAGATCAGGAGAAGAACTAAGGGATATAATAAGTAACTGCCCATTTTTAGAAACTGAAATAGAAGAAGCTAAAGCGACGGCTGAAGGGGAGTGTTTCTATGTATCCCTAATGAAGTACGCACCTTCAGAAGATAAAGTTAAGCTTATAGATAAGTATAAAGACGAAGGTAATAAATATAAAATCATTAGCAGAGATGTATTTTTACTTTTTAGCAAAAGCATAAGAAATTCTAAACTTGCTAACAATCTTGGTAAATTAGACGTACCCAGCACAGTTAGAAATTGGAATACAATAAATAAGTTAGTATCAATGTTAGATGACAAATAA
- a CDS encoding nitroreductase family protein yields MLNEILSRRSIRKYKNEVVEDEKIVEILESGRLAPSGSNTQPWHFIVIKSQEMREKLAYTSHNQKWMMTAPVFIACVGDIRSRIDESVEIKIDEQSSQEEVKQIIRDTSIAVGHMLLQAENLGLGTCWVAWFTQEEIRPILNVPEDKYLLGIITLGYADEEPKPRPRKSLEEIIHYESW; encoded by the coding sequence TTGTTGAATGAAATTTTAAGTCGTAGAAGTATTAGAAAATATAAAAATGAAGTAGTAGAAGATGAGAAGATAGTTGAGATTCTAGAAAGTGGAAGGCTTGCGCCATCGGGCAGTAACACACAACCATGGCATTTTATAGTTATAAAATCACAAGAGATGAGAGAAAAACTTGCATACACGTCGCATAACCAAAAATGGATGATGACGGCTCCGGTTTTCATAGCCTGTGTTGGAGACATAAGATCAAGAATCGATGAATCTGTAGAAATAAAAATAGATGAACAAAGCTCTCAAGAAGAGGTTAAACAAATTATTAGAGATACTTCAATTGCAGTAGGTCATATGCTTCTTCAAGCCGAAAATTTAGGGTTAGGTACATGTTGGGTAGCTTGGTTTACACAAGAAGAAATCAGACCAATACTTAATGTTCCTGAGGATAAATATTTATTAGGAATAATCACCTTAGGATATGCTGATGAGGAACCAAAACCACGTCCAAGAAAAAGTTTAGAAGAAATAATACACTATGAAAGCTGGTAA
- a CDS encoding TetR/AcrR family transcriptional regulator, with amino-acid sequence MEKNKSQDTKQKLLDSAIEVFSEKGFDGARVDEIAARAKVNKAMLYYYFSSKEKLFEEIIIQYKKDFKEIKDSFIDNVDIDDDCKIESLFQLLYNFMVKKKDVLRVMMIESIKATSSTETIFSSALPSLEIKVSNLKNKGVAVEDPVTVMINSFFYMMVPAAAFIVMGEKWGEFYGFNEEDVKKKFLETYKRIRKEYVQNKPYECK; translated from the coding sequence TTGGAAAAGAATAAATCGCAAGATACTAAACAAAAACTTTTGGATTCTGCTATCGAGGTTTTTTCTGAAAAAGGATTTGATGGCGCTAGAGTAGATGAAATTGCAGCTAGAGCGAAAGTAAATAAGGCAATGCTCTACTATTACTTCAGTAGCAAAGAAAAATTATTTGAAGAAATAATTATACAATATAAAAAAGACTTTAAGGAAATAAAGGATAGCTTCATCGATAATGTTGATATAGATGATGATTGTAAGATAGAATCTCTGTTCCAACTATTATATAACTTTATGGTAAAAAAGAAAGATGTGCTTAGAGTCATGATGATAGAATCAATAAAAGCTACTTCAAGTACTGAGACTATTTTTAGTTCTGCTCTTCCATCATTAGAGATTAAAGTATCAAATCTAAAAAATAAGGGTGTAGCGGTAGAAGATCCAGTAACAGTTATGATAAACTCATTTTTTTACATGATGGTACCTGCAGCAGCTTTCATCGTTATGGGTGAAAAATGGGGAGAGTTTTATGGTTTTAATGAAGAAGATGTTAAGAAAAAGTTCTTAGAAACCTATAAACGTATCAGAAAAGAATATGTTCAAAATAAGCCATATGAATGTAAATAG
- a CDS encoding DHA2 family efflux MFS transporter permease subunit produces the protein MDKHDERYMWLCLSVIVVGTFMAILDSSIVNVAIPKMMTIFGAAETQIQWVLTGYMLTMSIVIPLTGYLTDRFGGKNIYVFALVVFTIGSALCGLATSTNTMIAARVVQAIGGGMIMPVGMTMLFQTVPLEKRGVALGFWGIAAMAAPAIGPTLSGYIVQYMDWRLIFTINIPVGIIGVTLAILLLKDSPKHYGKKFDIWGAVTSALGLYALLLGLDKVSENGWMSPYTITLLAIALFSLTAFVFIELNHPEPLLDLRVTKNFPFTLSLIINTVTTIAMFGAIFLMPIYMQSLRGYSAMQSGMMMLPQAIITGIMMPISGKLFDRYGAKWLTIIGLTIVTGCTFMLSRLTLDTPYNTVMLIMAVRGFGNGLAMMPMQTEGMNSVPQHMTARATALNTTLRQVSGSLGIAILTTILQSRQAFHNGIFAQSLNTSSPAFTKAQALIQGAVTVKGISPTAGQGLLFMQIYGSVVKSATVTAMNDTFIVATGICVVGVLIAFLIKKKSPKIDTIYEEQVSMEM, from the coding sequence ATGGATAAACATGATGAACGTTATATGTGGCTTTGTCTATCGGTAATAGTAGTTGGAACTTTCATGGCTATACTTGACTCCAGTATAGTTAACGTTGCAATTCCTAAGATGATGACTATTTTCGGTGCTGCAGAGACACAAATACAATGGGTTCTCACAGGGTACATGCTAACAATGAGTATTGTTATCCCACTAACAGGTTATTTGACTGATAGGTTTGGTGGTAAAAATATTTATGTATTTGCATTAGTTGTATTCACAATTGGATCTGCCCTTTGCGGTCTTGCTACAAGTACAAACACTATGATTGCTGCAAGAGTAGTTCAAGCAATTGGTGGAGGTATGATAATGCCTGTTGGTATGACTATGTTATTTCAAACAGTACCACTTGAAAAACGTGGTGTAGCTTTAGGTTTCTGGGGTATCGCTGCAATGGCAGCACCAGCAATTGGACCAACTTTAAGTGGTTACATAGTTCAATATATGGATTGGAGATTGATTTTTACAATTAACATTCCCGTTGGAATAATAGGTGTTACTTTGGCTATCTTACTTTTAAAAGATTCTCCAAAACATTACGGTAAGAAATTCGATATATGGGGAGCGGTAACTTCTGCTTTGGGACTTTATGCTTTACTATTAGGCCTAGATAAGGTTTCTGAAAATGGATGGATGTCACCATATACTATTACACTTTTGGCAATAGCTTTATTTTCATTAACTGCCTTTGTCTTTATTGAACTTAATCACCCTGAACCTTTATTGGACTTAAGAGTAACAAAAAACTTTCCTTTTACTTTAAGTTTAATAATTAATACTGTAACAACTATAGCTATGTTTGGAGCAATCTTCTTAATGCCTATTTACATGCAGAGCTTAAGAGGTTATAGCGCGATGCAAAGTGGTATGATGATGCTTCCACAGGCTATTATAACAGGTATAATGATGCCAATTAGCGGTAAGTTATTTGATAGATACGGTGCAAAGTGGCTTACTATAATTGGTTTAACCATAGTAACAGGTTGCACATTTATGCTTAGCAGATTAACCTTAGATACTCCATATAATACTGTAATGTTAATTATGGCAGTAAGAGGTTTTGGTAACGGACTTGCAATGATGCCAATGCAGACTGAAGGTATGAATTCAGTGCCTCAGCATATGACTGCAAGAGCTACAGCTCTTAACACTACCCTTCGTCAGGTGTCTGGTTCTCTTGGTATTGCTATCTTAACTACAATATTGCAAAGCAGACAGGCATTCCACAATGGTATATTTGCACAGTCATTAAATACAAGCTCACCTGCATTTACTAAAGCTCAAGCTTTAATTCAAGGAGCTGTTACAGTAAAAGGTATCAGCCCTACTGCTGGACAAGGTTTATTATTTATGCAGATATATGGCAGCGTTGTAAAGTCAGCCACTGTAACTGCTATGAACGATACATTTATTGTAGCAACCGGAATATGTGTTGTTGGAGTATTAATAGCATTTTTAATTAAAAAGAAAAGCCCTAAAATAGACACTATATACGAAGAACAAGTAAGCATGGAAATGTAG
- a CDS encoding HlyD family secretion protein, translating into MEKSVKSNKSKGKIILAVGAVLVIALGGFGVKYYVDQKNYVSTDDAKITGDILNVGSKLPGKVLKINTTVGANVKKGDVLFTLEADQLQYQLNQAQAALDVAKAQLTKVESGARAQEVAGAQSMVDQATASLNGANTSKSNLQGTLNTLQSEYNKLVSQMDSFKDPSTGDYDASYAMKQLDTARAKNLLTEAQYTVKAQAVEQLFSSKTQLENQISQLQGQIKAIDAQISAAKAGLEGANSKLSLTNSGASDKDVAIVEAQVRAAQAAFDLAKLNFENSEIKAAQDGTVVQVNIHEGDMIAAGQAAISVVDLGKLQVTANVLESDLERISANEKVTMSVDAYPGVTFTGTVKETGLATTSTFSLFSTENASGNFTKVSQRVPVKITLDSNGKAVIPGMSVETKIKTTK; encoded by the coding sequence ATGGAAAAGTCAGTAAAATCAAATAAATCTAAAGGTAAAATAATATTAGCAGTTGGAGCAGTACTTGTTATTGCACTTGGCGGTTTTGGAGTAAAATATTATGTGGACCAAAAGAATTACGTTAGCACAGATGATGCTAAAATAACTGGAGATATACTAAATGTTGGTTCAAAGCTTCCTGGAAAGGTATTAAAAATAAATACCACAGTTGGAGCTAATGTTAAAAAAGGTGATGTATTATTTACACTAGAAGCCGATCAACTTCAATATCAATTAAATCAGGCTCAAGCAGCTCTTGATGTAGCAAAAGCACAACTTACAAAGGTTGAAAGTGGAGCTAGAGCTCAAGAAGTTGCTGGTGCTCAATCAATGGTTGACCAAGCTACTGCATCATTAAACGGAGCTAACACTTCAAAATCAAACTTACAAGGTACATTAAATACTCTTCAATCAGAATACAATAAGTTAGTATCACAAATGGATAGTTTCAAAGATCCATCTACTGGAGACTATGACGCAAGCTATGCAATGAAGCAATTAGATACAGCTAGAGCAAAAAATTTACTTACTGAAGCTCAATACACAGTAAAAGCTCAAGCAGTTGAACAATTATTCTCAAGCAAGACTCAACTTGAAAATCAAATAAGCCAGCTTCAAGGACAAATCAAAGCTATAGATGCTCAAATCTCTGCTGCAAAGGCAGGACTTGAAGGTGCAAACAGTAAGTTAAGCCTTACAAACTCAGGTGCTTCTGATAAAGATGTTGCCATAGTTGAAGCTCAAGTAAGAGCTGCACAAGCTGCATTCGATTTAGCAAAATTAAACTTCGAAAACTCAGAAATTAAAGCAGCTCAAGATGGTACAGTTGTTCAAGTTAATATTCACGAAGGTGATATGATAGCTGCTGGTCAAGCTGCAATATCAGTAGTTGACTTAGGAAAACTTCAAGTTACTGCTAATGTTCTTGAAAGTGATTTAGAACGTATAAGTGCAAATGAAAAAGTAACTATGTCAGTTGACGCTTACCCAGGAGTTACATTTACAGGTACAGTTAAAGAAACTGGACTTGCAACAACTTCTACTTTCAGCCTATTTAGTACTGAAAATGCATCAGGAAACTTCACAAAAGTTAGCCAAAGAGTTCCAGTTAAGATAACTTTAGATTCTAACGGAAAAGCTGTTATCCCTGGAATGTCTGTAGAAACTAAAATAAAAACTACTAAATAG
- a CDS encoding metallophosphoesterase family protein yields MAYNQDQSNFNYTKKTQGIILHLSDLHFTPEINEENEVYLLVSDLKKVYFDNPKDTLKPDDIDYIVISGDFIRRGGSKSSFDKAYNFIRLLSDRLGIPFQRIVIVPGNHDLSWDITMASYHLTQGNPGPNDQVVTNVRSDIFYLKRNDEEWYKKFMYYSQYLFERLYGIPYPTDPKKQLKVIFGDFFDNRKIAFFMINTSAEIDQFHRDTTYFDTEGLISASKELPGKNIIKIVVGHHPVCPTNGYGTDIQFSNAMQNEDFKFYLHGHVHRTISLDYMNPQNINPNMLMIGAGALSARSDALWPGVPERYNVIRVANTDKHDKLLVSVNTRQREYIDTFWQPAYIYYETFGKKLTNIWSNII; encoded by the coding sequence ATGGCTTATAACCAAGATCAATCTAATTTTAACTATACAAAAAAAACTCAGGGAATAATACTCCACTTAAGCGATCTGCATTTTACACCAGAAATAAATGAAGAAAATGAAGTTTATCTACTAGTAAGCGACTTGAAAAAAGTGTATTTCGATAACCCAAAAGATACTTTAAAACCAGATGATATAGACTATATAGTTATAAGTGGTGATTTTATACGACGTGGCGGATCAAAGAGCTCATTTGATAAGGCATATAATTTTATACGACTGTTAAGTGATCGCCTTGGTATTCCTTTCCAAAGAATCGTTATCGTTCCAGGAAACCATGATTTAAGCTGGGATATAACTATGGCAAGCTATCATCTAACTCAAGGAAATCCAGGACCAAATGATCAAGTTGTTACAAATGTACGATCAGATATATTTTATCTAAAACGTAATGATGAAGAATGGTACAAGAAGTTTATGTACTACAGTCAATATCTATTTGAAAGGCTATACGGTATCCCTTATCCTACTGATCCTAAAAAGCAGCTAAAGGTTATATTTGGTGACTTTTTTGATAATAGGAAAATAGCCTTTTTTATGATAAATACTTCAGCTGAAATTGACCAATTTCATAGAGACACAACTTATTTTGATACTGAGGGTTTAATATCCGCCTCTAAGGAACTCCCTGGTAAAAATATTATAAAGATAGTTGTTGGTCATCACCCTGTATGTCCTACAAACGGATATGGTACAGATATCCAGTTCTCAAATGCTATGCAAAACGAAGACTTTAAATTTTATCTGCATGGTCATGTTCACAGAACCATAAGCCTTGATTATATGAATCCACAAAATATTAATCCTAATATGCTAATGATAGGCGCTGGTGCTTTAAGTGCAAGATCAGATGCATTATGGCCTGGTGTTCCTGAACGATATAATGTAATAAGAGTAGCCAACACTGACAAACATGATAAACTTTTAGTTTCAGTTAATACAAGACAAAGGGAATATATCGACACCTTCTGGCAACCAGCTTATATTTATTATGAAACATTCGGGAAAAAGCTCACTAATATATGGAGCAATATAATCTAA
- a CDS encoding helix-turn-helix domain-containing protein has translation MSGISIITVENRRLYPVKAYDTEENNEITPIIDIDSVNDLLNRRKKIFFISNQYDQYGRELDNFYGYIGSEDIKTLFYVNEDEVNNNLSAVMTLSEAAKKWGFSDGSTIRKAIERGKFEKHEIKQAGDIWITTYDAMERVFGKIKNEENELIIYDDFESNLYRLFLKDVQRDYLRENVRERHLKENELLYNDIKTILKSALVTIKKGNKVIIKSKRSNKTKQVINTERELIVFIELFSRRNFMTEQRNKQLLEDLKKI, from the coding sequence ATGAGTGGTATTAGTATCATTACAGTAGAAAATAGAAGGCTTTATCCAGTTAAGGCTTATGATACTGAAGAAAATAACGAAATAACACCAATTATTGATATTGATAGTGTTAATGATTTATTAAATAGAAGGAAAAAAATATTCTTTATATCAAATCAATATGATCAATATGGACGTGAATTAGATAATTTTTATGGGTATATAGGTTCTGAGGATATAAAAACGCTGTTTTACGTAAATGAAGATGAAGTTAATAATAATCTAAGTGCTGTGATGACTTTGTCTGAAGCTGCAAAGAAATGGGGATTTTCTGATGGTTCTACTATTAGAAAAGCCATTGAAAGAGGAAAGTTTGAAAAACATGAAATAAAACAAGCTGGAGACATATGGATTACAACCTATGATGCCATGGAACGAGTATTCGGAAAGATTAAAAATGAAGAGAATGAATTAATTATTTATGATGATTTTGAAAGCAATTTATATAGACTTTTTCTTAAGGATGTGCAAAGAGATTATCTAAGGGAAAATGTACGAGAAAGACATTTGAAAGAAAATGAGCTTTTATACAATGATATAAAAACAATTCTCAAAAGTGCTTTGGTTACAATAAAAAAAGGCAACAAAGTAATAATAAAGAGTAAGCGTAGTAATAAAACCAAGCAAGTCATAAATACTGAAAGAGAGCTTATCGTATTTATTGAATTGTTCAGTAGAAGAAATTTCATGACTGAACAACGAAATAAACAACTTTTGGAAGATCTTAAGAAAATATAG
- a CDS encoding ABC transporter ATP-binding protein encodes MKEIITVKDLVKIYGGESQVKALNGVSLTVNEGDFICIMGPSGSGKSTFLNILANIDNPTKGAVLFNGESIYKMSERKVGEFRRDNIGYIFQDFNLIDTLTIRENINVPLVLANKSKAEIKERVENIAKKLNIFEFLDKFPVECSGGQRQRAAAARALVSEPRMIVADEPTGNLDTKNSHDMLKLLKERNVNDGIAIVMVTHDSMVASYAKRLLFLRDGKIDDSIDRGELTQKEFFYKIVDVTSKESQGLFDVMED; translated from the coding sequence ATGAAAGAAATAATAACTGTAAAAGATTTAGTAAAAATATATGGAGGAGAAAGTCAAGTAAAGGCTCTAAATGGAGTTAGCTTAACAGTAAATGAAGGAGATTTTATATGTATAATGGGTCCATCTGGTTCAGGAAAATCAACCTTCTTAAATATATTAGCTAATATAGATAATCCCACAAAAGGCGCAGTGCTTTTCAATGGAGAAAGTATCTATAAGATGTCTGAAAGAAAAGTTGGCGAGTTTAGAAGAGATAATATAGGATATATTTTTCAGGATTTTAACTTAATCGATACGTTGACAATAAGAGAAAATATAAATGTACCATTGGTTTTAGCAAATAAATCAAAGGCTGAGATAAAGGAAAGAGTTGAAAATATAGCAAAGAAACTTAATATTTTCGAGTTTTTAGACAAGTTCCCTGTAGAATGTTCAGGAGGCCAGAGGCAAAGAGCCGCTGCAGCAAGAGCTTTAGTTTCAGAACCAAGGATGATAGTTGCAGACGAACCAACAGGGAATTTAGATACAAAAAATTCTCATGATATGCTTAAATTACTCAAAGAGCGTAATGTTAATGATGGAATTGCTATAGTTATGGTTACTCACGATTCAATGGTGGCAAGCTATGCAAAAAGACTTCTATTTTTAAGAGACGGTAAAATAGATGATTCTATTGATAGAGGGGAATTGACTCAGAAGGAATTTTTCTATAAAATTGTTGATGTTACATCTAAAGAGTCGCAAGGTCTATTTGATGTAATGGAAGACTAA
- a CDS encoding FtsX-like permease family protein: MGTYKFAIKMLKTDLRQTISYLLSISFSSSALFYAYNLMDDSKNVAAGSTIWETFQMLLFFLTLLLMFVVFFTNSYFMTEKSKELAIAELNGVCSYKMIGLISFQNLLIGLVGSVLGIAFGIATMPILSEVLFKLLGMNVGSYHYSKDSLVLTIIIIAFIVCPYLIIGDYTFVFNKEIKDLIYGKRQLYTPKPKNFGNLDIPDDLKNLFGGNSKKREGKKFHLTSTILYFIPLTAIFLNSKAFHSLLFLYMFISVAGIQRLLRYYFPEKIMELKRDKYSNDKIKMISLSNLHYSLRKVNFLIVTLAVSTVVLIYMIGMNEKIYQIKAAGIFVYVCALVSLGVSILYKFIIEASYRKHIFRQLGLIGYYKKLIKRIIKEEIMMLYGIAIIIPLVHIIVYLFKFATLGIVTAQLAMILLGIFLGIFILMTLASYLIYKKLVM; encoded by the coding sequence ATGGGCACATATAAGTTTGCAATTAAGATGCTAAAGACTGATTTAAGGCAGACTATTTCATATCTATTATCAATCTCTTTTTCTTCATCAGCGTTATTTTATGCCTATAATTTAATGGATGATAGTAAGAATGTGGCGGCTGGAAGTACAATTTGGGAAACATTTCAGATGTTGTTGTTCTTTTTGACTCTTCTGTTGATGTTTGTAGTGTTTTTTACTAATTCTTATTTTATGACTGAAAAATCTAAGGAGCTTGCCATTGCAGAATTAAATGGGGTTTGTTCTTATAAAATGATTGGATTAATAAGTTTTCAAAATCTTTTAATTGGTCTAGTTGGCAGTGTGCTTGGAATAGCTTTTGGTATAGCTACAATGCCAATCTTGTCAGAAGTATTATTTAAACTTTTAGGAATGAATGTCGGTTCATATCATTATTCGAAAGATAGTTTGGTACTTACTATAATAATAATTGCATTCATAGTATGTCCCTACTTGATTATTGGAGATTACACCTTTGTATTCAATAAAGAGATAAAAGATTTAATTTATGGAAAAAGACAGCTTTATACCCCAAAACCTAAGAACTTTGGAAATCTCGATATTCCGGATGATTTGAAAAATCTCTTTGGAGGAAACTCTAAGAAAAGAGAAGGAAAGAAATTTCATCTTACATCTACAATATTATATTTCATTCCATTAACGGCCATATTCTTAAACTCTAAGGCATTTCACTCACTGCTATTTTTATATATGTTTATTTCAGTGGCAGGAATACAAAGATTACTACGTTATTACTTTCCAGAAAAGATTATGGAGCTAAAGAGGGATAAGTACTCCAATGATAAAATTAAAATGATTTCCTTAAGCAATCTTCATTATTCATTAAGAAAAGTAAATTTTTTAATTGTGACATTGGCAGTTTCTACAGTTGTTCTTATATATATGATAGGAATGAATGAAAAAATATATCAAATAAAGGCTGCTGGAATATTTGTGTATGTTTGTGCTTTAGTGTCCTTGGGGGTAAGTATTCTATATAAATTTATCATAGAAGCTTCCTATAGAAAACACATATTTAGGCAGTTGGGGTTAATTGGTTATTATAAAAAGCTCATAAAAAGGATTATAAAAGAAGAAATAATGATGCTTTATGGTATCGCAATAATCATACCATTAGTACACATAATTGTTTATCTATTTAAGTTCGCAACATTGGGAATTGTAACTGCTCAGCTTGCTATGATCTTGTTAGGTATATTCCTTGGAATATTTATTCTGATGACCTTAGCTTCTTATCTAATATATAAGAAGCTCGTGATGTAA